The genome window CCCAGCGCAGCGGACGACTGAGCAGCACGCACAGCGCGATGACACACAGGGCGAAGCCGCCGGAGCCGAGGATCTCGGCCGTGCCGCCGGAGTGCGGATCGACTCCGAAGATCGCTCGGAGCACCGCCCCCAGCGGATCCGCTGCGGCGAGCGCATCCGGGTAGGTGCTCCATCCCGATGCCGCTCCTGAGCCCTGAGCCCACCCTCCCTTCGAGGACGAGCCGGTGATCCCCGCGACCGCTCCGACGAGGCCGAGTCCGTAACCGGTGATCATGAGGCCGACGCCCGCGCCGAAGGTGATGGCAGCGGTCTCGAGCTTCTCGACGTGCAGCCGCCCGAGGGCCATGCCCGCCAGCACGAAGGCGAGCCATGCGGTGATCGGGTACGAGCCGTAGAGCACGAGGCTGATGCCGGCGCCGTAGGGGTTGAGGGTCAGGGCGGCGAGCAGCGCCAGCAGCGCCGGCGCCGCGAGCGCGAGGATGCCCGCGGTGATCAGCAGCTTCCAGGGCTGCCACCGCAGGAAGGGGATGACGGCGACGTAGAGCAATCCGTACAGGGTGAGGATCACCGCGATCGGGGTGTTCAGCATCTCGAGCGCGAGCCCGATCACGAAGATCACCGCACCGCGTCCGACGAGCTGCAGACGGATCGTCGGCATCCGCTCGGGAGCAGGCAGCGTGCTTCTCCCCGTCATCAGCGCGATCGAGATTCCCGCGAGCACCGCGAACAGGATCGACGATCGCCCGTGCACGAGATCGGTCCAGGTCGACAGATCGAACGGGTCGAACGCCTCGGTCTCGCCGATGTGCGCCCCGGCCATCCCCAGGATCGCGAGTCCTCTCGCGACGTCGAGACCGAGGATGCGGGGAGCCCGCCCGAACTCGTGGAACCACCGCGTTGCGGGAAGGGCTGTCGACACAGTGCTCACGGATGAATCGTACGATGGGAGTTCTATGTCCTCCCCCGTGATCATCTATCCTCCCGAGCTGCCCGTCAGCGCCGCCAAGGACGAGATCGCCGACGCCATCCGCGACAACCAGGTGGTCATCGTCGCCGGAGCCACCGGGTCGGGCAAGACGACTCAGCTTCCGAAGATCTGCCTCGACCTCGGGCGCGAGCGCATCGCGCA of Microbacterium sp. LWH13-1.2 contains these proteins:
- a CDS encoding heparan-alpha-glucosaminide N-acetyltransferase domain-containing protein, whose translation is MSTVSTALPATRWFHEFGRAPRILGLDVARGLAILGMAGAHIGETEAFDPFDLSTWTDLVHGRSSILFAVLAGISIALMTGRSTLPAPERMPTIRLQLVGRGAVIFVIGLALEMLNTPIAVILTLYGLLYVAVIPFLRWQPWKLLITAGILALAAPALLALLAALTLNPYGAGISLVLYGSYPITAWLAFVLAGMALGRLHVEKLETAAITFGAGVGLMITGYGLGLVGAVAGITGSSSKGGWAQGSGAASGWSTYPDALAAADPLGAVLRAIFGVDPHSGGTAEILGSGGFALCVIALCVLLSRPLRWVLLPLGALGSMPLTAYSVHVLSVALIGGPGGFFSSNAFWAATAICLLLATTLWSILVGRGPLERLVGRAAQKMASVPAGPPVITGS